One window from the genome of Streptomyces sp. NBC_00287 encodes:
- a CDS encoding helix-turn-helix transcriptional regulator yields the protein MEGVPESHTGWTFLTNHARVLAVIADNHNARIRDIAVRCRLTERAVQKIIADLEEAGYLSHTREGRSNAYRIDPSKVLRHPAEAGLTVASLLSLLAQDEADRTGQSQSASASASTGRE from the coding sequence ATGGAGGGAGTACCTGAATCACACACCGGATGGACGTTCCTGACCAACCACGCCCGCGTCCTTGCCGTCATTGCCGACAACCACAACGCCCGCATCCGCGATATCGCCGTGCGCTGCCGGCTCACCGAGCGGGCGGTGCAGAAGATCATCGCTGATCTGGAGGAGGCTGGCTACCTCTCGCACACCCGGGAGGGCCGCAGCAACGCCTACCGGATCGATCCCAGCAAGGTGCTGCGACATCCGGCGGAGGCGGGGCTTACCGTGGCGTCCCTGCTCTCGCTGCTCGCCCAGGACGAGGCCGACCGCACGGGACAGTCTCAGTCGGCGTCGGCGTCGGCGTCCACGGGCAGGGAGTAG
- a CDS encoding GNAT family N-acetyltransferase codes for MTGTGAARVRHARPADLPYVAELAAEHAAYEKALPPPADLPQRLEKLLFGGATPPRLSVFVAELDDGPLIGYASCAPEVSTWDGSEYLHMDCLFLRDGHRGLGVGPLLMDAVVGDARARGLDQVQWQTPPWNTDAIRFYDRLGARAKEKRRYSLPVDADADAD; via the coding sequence GCGCCCCGCCGATCTGCCGTACGTCGCCGAGCTGGCGGCCGAACACGCCGCGTACGAGAAGGCGTTGCCGCCACCCGCCGATCTGCCCCAGAGGCTGGAGAAGCTGTTGTTCGGCGGGGCGACCCCGCCGCGCCTGTCCGTGTTCGTCGCGGAACTCGACGACGGACCACTCATCGGCTACGCGTCATGCGCCCCCGAAGTCTCCACCTGGGACGGCAGCGAGTACCTGCACATGGACTGTCTGTTCCTCCGCGACGGCCACCGGGGCCTGGGCGTCGGCCCGTTGCTCATGGACGCCGTGGTCGGCGACGCACGCGCCCGGGGACTCGACCAGGTCCAGTGGCAGACACCGCCGTGGAACACCGACGCGATCCGGTTCTACGACCGACTGGGCGCCCGGGCGAAGGAGAAGCGGCGCTACTCCCTGCCCGTGGACGCCGACGCCGACGCCGACTGA